A window of Mustela lutreola isolate mMusLut2 chromosome X, mMusLut2.pri, whole genome shotgun sequence genomic DNA:
gagagagagagaccatgagaagggggagggtcagaaggagaatcagactccctgctgagcggggagcccaatgtgggactcagtcccaggactccaggatcacgacctgagctgaaggcagtcccttaactaactgagccacccaggcgtcctaaactttctttttaaaagattttatgtatttatttgacccagagagaaagagagagagacagagaacacaagcagggggagcaggagaaggagaagcagactcccccctgagcagggagcccaatgtcggacttgatcccaagaccctgagatcctgacctgagctgaaggcaaacacgtaactgactgagccacccaggcgccctgttttttttttttttaatagatttttaaatttattcatttgacagagatacagagacagcacaagcagggggagaggcagagggagagggagaagcagactccttgctgagcagggagcccgatgtggggctcgatcccacatcgaactgagccgaaggcagatgcttaaccatctgagctacccatgtgccccttatgttttgtttttaataaatgacaTTCTCCAGGAGGAATCATTACAGAGGAAGGCATCAATTCCATTTAATTCTGCACACATTTAGTGTGTCGGGAACAATGTTAGCTATTGTGGAGTAGAAACATGAGTCATACAGTTGAGAGCGCACTTCTCTTaattaaaaaggagaagagagtagAATGAAGGACTATTTGTAAGGAAATCTGATGCCTTCTACTTGACCCAGTTGGAAGAGTTGTGATAGAAAAAGGTCCCATCCCTGCCCAGCTGACGCCTGGAGTTAAGGTTATATTCTTGGCTCTGTCTCTAAAAGCGTTTCTCTCTAGCCCAGCTGCTGCCCTGTTTACAGTTAAGCTCAGCACAAGGTCCAAGAACCTTGCTGGAAGCTTGGTGTCTAGTTCATAGGGAGAGGTTAGAACTAAGTCAAGCCTCTGTAATATTAGAATGTTTAACTAGCTACAGTTTACAACAGAGGGGTTGCTCAAAGGGCTGAGTGTTCTCCAGCCAAGTCTGAAAAAGCTGAACCCCTTCCTAGCAGCTGAAAAAACATGGAGTGTCTACAACAAATGTACTGAAGGCACTGGAAGCTGAACCAAGCCACAGAGGCAGCAGCAAGCAGATTCTGCACACTCCTTGTGTGGCCACACCTTCAGGTTCCTACAAGGGCTCCCAAGCAGGGTAATGGGTACACAGTGGGAGGGACTGAATGGCAGGTCAGGGATGATTGCTAGGAATTTGGGAGTACTGCTGAGGGAGGCTAGAAATTATGAGTGTCAGTGGTCAGGTTTACCTCTGGGTACCTTTGTTCCTCTGCAGGAATTTCAGATCGAGCACACTCCACCTGTGAGCTGCTCCTGGCCAGATAAAACCTGTGTTTCTTCCATGCTGCCTTTTCCATTGGAACTCAAGATGGGGCTTAGGACCTCTGGCTACCATTCTGTTTTGCTGCAGGTGGCAAGCCTCCTGGAGGGCTTTTGAAGCCTTTATCTGATTCTCCATTCATatgctcagaaaaaaattaacttataaaCACCATTCTCTCCTGTGATGATTTAGAAAGGTCTCTAGAGAGCAAGGGCTGGTGAATGATAATTAACTCCACCATGTCCACAGTTATTTTTTTGAGATGCATAAGCAGGTCATTGTAAATTTAGAATGCTGTCCTTATGGCTTAAATGTGGtgattgttaaaaacaaaaaaagattgacagaattttctttcttgacCAACCTCCTGTTCCTTAAATCTTATTCTTGAGGCTTAATTTTCTCAAGGGGGGCGGTAAGTTTTCAGTTATTGAATTCTTATAGCAGGAGGGACTAGAGCAGcaccaataaaaatataatgcaagccacaaatgtttaaattttctaagtagccccattaaaaatataaaaagaaacagttgatactaattttaatattttagttaatccaatatttctaaaatgtcattTCAACACATAATCAATATAAGAATTATTGATgagataactcttttttttttggtactaagTGTTTGAGACGTGCTGTATATTTTACACTTCCAGCACATCACAATTCGGGCTAGGCATATTTCAAATGCTcagtagctacatgtggctagtgaCGACGACGGTTTTGAGCAGTGCAGGACTAGAGCACAGGCGGCAGTGATGCCCTCCAGGTCCCCCTACGCATGCAACGAACCCCCTAGGCCGAATTCTAGGAGAGCATCAAGTGATGTTACAGGCGGGAGGGTGTTTCGAATTGGGTCAGATGCCAGAATCCCACCTGGGATTTGCTGGTGAAGATAACTGGAAAGCAAAGGGGTGGGTGGCATGGGTGGGGAACCTGTGCCAGGAAGGTCTGGGACCTGGAAAGAAGGCATTAGGAGGGCGCAGTTATGCAGGAGGTGTGAGAACTTGGTGGGTAGAGGGCAGAATCCTGCTAAGTGGACAGGTAGGACTTCACTGGTGCTACCCTTTGACGGTtgttccttttctgtcttctctccgtGCTCCTCACCTCCCAGCGGTGGTCTTCAGCCTGCCCAGCGTCTGGGCGGAGGAGGCCTGCACGCGCACCTGCCCCGCCGCCTGCGCCTGCAGCAGCACCGAGCGCGGCTGCTCCGTGCGCTGTGACCGCGCCGGCCTCCTGCGGGTGCCGGCCGAGTTCCCGTGCGAGGCGGCTTCCATCGACCTGGACCGGAACGGCCTGCGCTTCCTGGGCGAGCGGGCCTTCGGCACGCTGCCGTCGCTGCGCCGCTTGTCGCTGCGCCACAACAACCTGTCCTTCATCACGCCCGGCGCCTTCAAGGGCCTGCCGCGGTTGGCCGAGCTGCGCCTGGCGCACAACGGCGAGCTGCGCTACCTGCACGCGCGCACCTTCGCCGCCCTTGGCCGCCTCCGCCGGCTCGACCTGGCCTCCTGCCGCCTCTTCACGGTGCCTGAGCGCCTCCTGGCCGAGCTGCCCGCCCTGCGGGAGCTCGCCGCCTTCGACAACCTCTTCCGCCGCGTGCCCGGCGCGCTGCGTGGCCTGGCCAACCTGACGCATGCGCACCTAGAGCGCAGCCGCATCGAGGCGGTGGCCTCCAGCTCGCTGCAGGGCATGAGGCGCCTGCGCTCGCTCAGCCTGCAGGCCAACCGCGTCCGTGCGGTGCACGCAGGTGCCTTTCGCGACTGTGGCGCCCTGGAGCACCTGCTGCTCAACGACAACCGGCTGGGAGAGCTGCCCGCGGAAGCCTTCGTAGGCCTGCGCCGCCTGCGCACGCTCAACCTGGGTGGCAACGCGCTGGGCCTCGTGGCGCGCGCCTGGTTCACGGACCTGGCGGAGCTTGAGCTGCTCTACCTGGACCGCAACAGCATCGCCTTTGTGGAGGAGGGCGCCTTCCAGAACCTCTCGGGCCTCCTCGCTCTGCACCTCAATGGCAATCACCTCACTGTGCTGGCCTGGGCCGCCTTCCAGCCTGGCTTCTTCCTGGGCCGCCTCTTTCTCTTCCGCAACCCATGGCGCTGTGACTGCCACCTGGAGTGGCTGCGGGACTGGATGGAGAGCTCTGGGCGCGTGTCCGACGTGCCGTGCGCCGCCCCGGGCTCTGTGGCTGGCCTAGACCTCAGCCAGGTGGCCTTTGGGCGCTCTTCCGATGGCCTCTGTGTGGACCCCGAGGAGCTGAACCTCACTGCATCCAGTTCAGGCCCGTCCCCAGAGCCAGAGGCCACCACCGTGAGTAGGTTCAGCAGCCTCCTCTCCAAGCTGCTGGCCCCGAGGGCCTCAGTGGAGGAGGTGGCCAACACCACCGAGGGGCCGCTCAACATCTCCCTGTCCGACAGCCTCCCCTCCACCGGGGTGGTCGTCTGCGTCCACAACGCCCGGTTTGTCCTCGGCTCCGGTCTCCTGCTCAGTGTGGCCCAGCACGCAGTGTTTGTTCTACACGT
This region includes:
- the NYX gene encoding nyctalopin, with translation MKDHGMLILLLHAVVFSLPSVWAEEACTRTCPAACACSSTERGCSVRCDRAGLLRVPAEFPCEAASIDLDRNGLRFLGERAFGTLPSLRRLSLRHNNLSFITPGAFKGLPRLAELRLAHNGELRYLHARTFAALGRLRRLDLASCRLFTVPERLLAELPALRELAAFDNLFRRVPGALRGLANLTHAHLERSRIEAVASSSLQGMRRLRSLSLQANRVRAVHAGAFRDCGALEHLLLNDNRLGELPAEAFVGLRRLRTLNLGGNALGLVARAWFTDLAELELLYLDRNSIAFVEEGAFQNLSGLLALHLNGNHLTVLAWAAFQPGFFLGRLFLFRNPWRCDCHLEWLRDWMESSGRVSDVPCAAPGSVAGLDLSQVAFGRSSDGLCVDPEELNLTASSSGPSPEPEATTVSRFSSLLSKLLAPRASVEEVANTTEGPLNISLSDSLPSTGVVVCVHNARFVLGSGLLLSVAQHAVFVLHVN